A window of Lepidochelys kempii isolate rLepKem1 chromosome 1, rLepKem1.hap2, whole genome shotgun sequence contains these coding sequences:
- the LOC140906443 gene encoding endosome-associated-trafficking regulator 1-like → MPRPLFPSGTLERACPQSQGLANEEEEEPICCYPHHPPPPPDHTKSLISPGDNHLEDPEGAIPFSLKGFVKTKTRGTAKEEESKNRMFAKKLARHNLGLEDDSLSPEALGLSLEFQEPFYKDLEMCDTLSDDEDDDWGGSYHHPALEKARKSRFASMSPCSPHDSLYHNTARQLGIETFAPCLHPSNLYVSCTAHDKAPESCALHEESIGDREYPSLQLSYEELREENSMLRRKIKSIQSFSASQTRMVRNLERRLRASVVKEEKEAQGLESIVHQAERNLQGMAQRALKAESKAAKLKQEMSLLQVELESFKAENDVLRAGQSASLGAVQQNVDVALQNLCQVIANAHLSIKQLVSGTEMLHFVADLLKSIDKISEVKKEDDA, encoded by the coding sequence ATGCCACGGCCGCTTTTCCCCTCAGGAACATTGGAGAGGGCCTGTCCACAGTCCCAAGGCCTAGctaatgaggaggaggaggaacccaTATGCTGTTACCCGCATCACCCGCCACCTCCTCCAGACCATACTAAGAGCCTCATCAGCCCAGGGGACAATCATCTGGAAGATCCAGAGGGAGCCATTCCATTTTCCTTAAAGGGATTTGTAAAAACGAAAACTCGTGGCACAGCAAAAGAAGAAGAGTCGAAAAATAGAATGTTCGCAAAGAAATTGGCCAGACACAATCTAGGCCTTGAAGATGACTCCTTATCTCCAGAAGCACTGGGCTTGAGCTTGGAATTTCAGGAACCATTTTACAAAGACCTGGAGATGTGTGATACCTTATCAGATGATGAGGATGATGACTGGGGTGGGAGCTATCATCACCCTGCCCTTGAAAAAGCCCGTAAGTCCAGGTTTGCCAGCATGTCACCTTGTAGCCCGCATGATTCTTTATATCACAACACAGCCAGACAGTTGGGAATTGAGACATTTGCTCCCTGCCTCCATCCCAGCAACTTGTATGTTTCCTGCACAGCTCATGACAAGGCACCTGAAAGTTGTGCTCTTCATGAAGAATCCATAGGAGACAGGGAGTATCCATCTCTGCAGCTGAGCTATGAAGAACTCAGAGAGGAGAATTCCATGCTCAGGAGGAAGATCAAAAGTATCCAGAGCTTCTCAGCAAGTCAGACACGCATGGTGAGAAACCTGGAGAGAAGACTGAGAGCCAGTGTGGTCAAAGAGGAAAAAGAGGCTCAGGGTTTAGAATCCATTGTCCATCAGGCAGAACGGAATCTGCAGGGGATGGCCCAACGGGCCCTGAAGGCAGAAAGTAAGGCTGCAAAGCTGAAGCAGGAGATGTCCCTTCTCCAGGTGGAGCTGGAGAGCTTCAAGGCAGAGAATGATGTGCTGCGTGCAGGCCAGTCTGCCAGCCTGGGGGCAGTGCAACAAAATGTAGACGTTGCCTTGCAGAACCTCTGCCAGGTTATAGCCAATGCACACTTGTCAATCAAACAGCTGGTCTCAGGAACGGAAATGCTGCATTTTGTGGCTGACCTCCTGAAATCCATAGACAAGATTTCTGAAGTCAAAAAGGAAGATGATGCATGA